A genome region from Clostridium sp. JN-9 includes the following:
- a CDS encoding prepilin peptidase produces the protein MLLDGILILALTTCFITDIKHQKIYNKVIFPFLIAAVILNTWLSGFAGFKLSLLGFATGLCILLIPYFLGGMGAGDVKLLSLIGAAKGSIFVLNTAIYMALIGGAIAILVVIFQRQTISFIKTLFKWLVSLVCGIKYKLQFPKSYFSKKYPYGTAIVGGAMICLLFKGAWII, from the coding sequence ATGTTACTTGATGGTATATTGATTTTAGCTTTAACAACATGTTTTATAACAGATATAAAACATCAAAAAATATATAATAAGGTTATTTTTCCTTTTCTTATAGCAGCAGTAATATTAAATACCTGGTTAAGCGGTTTTGCAGGATTTAAATTGTCATTACTTGGTTTTGCAACAGGATTATGTATTCTGTTAATTCCTTATTTTTTGGGAGGCATGGGAGCTGGAGATGTTAAGCTTTTATCTCTTATTGGAGCAGCAAAGGGGAGCATTTTTGTGCTGAATACGGCTATATATATGGCTCTTATTGGAGGAGCCATAGCAATATTAGTAGTAATATTTCAAAGGCAGACCATAAGTTTTATAAAGACATTATTTAAATGGCTCGTTTCATTGGTATGTGGAATTAAATATAAGTTACAATTTCCTAAATCATATTTTTCAAAAAAATACCCCTATGGTACGGCAATTGTCGGAGGTGCAATGATTTGTCTCTTGTTCAAGGGGGCATGGATCATATGA
- a CDS encoding Flp family type IVb pilin produces MLSKMKNLVKEEQGQGMTEYGLLLAVVVGVVVVAMGLFRNQLYNLFISVGDAIARAVEAAR; encoded by the coding sequence ATGTTAAGTAAAATGAAGAATTTAGTAAAAGAGGAACAAGGGCAAGGGATGACAGAGTATGGACTGCTGTTGGCAGTAGTAGTTGGCGTCGTTGTGGTTGCAATGGGATTATTCAGAAATCAGCTGTATAATCTTTTCATTAGTGTGGGTGATGCCATTGCCAGAGCTGTTGAAGCAGCTAGATAA
- a CDS encoding DUF3787 domain-containing protein, whose translation MVKPKDKKNSNNQPIENHNTAAWADVKEAKEISNVAIPSENQVINAKKWVDTNEK comes from the coding sequence ATGGTTAAACCCAAGGATAAGAAGAATTCAAATAATCAGCCTATTGAAAATCATAACACTGCTGCATGGGCTGATGTTAAAGAAGCAAAGGAAATTTCTAATGTTGCCATACCCAGTGAGAATCAGGTAATAAATGCAAAAAAATGGGTAGATACAAACGAAAAATAA
- a CDS encoding DUF192 domain-containing protein has translation MLLINKDYNTVISQNLIVADTYFKRLKGLMFTKELPTQNALQIIPCSEIHTFFMNYSIDVLYLDGNNSIVYMDEKLKPGKVGKYVKGAKSVIELPEGKIKDANIKVGQTVQFTK, from the coding sequence ATGTTATTGATAAACAAAGATTACAACACAGTTATATCCCAGAATTTAATTGTGGCAGATACCTATTTTAAAAGGCTTAAAGGACTTATGTTTACAAAGGAGCTTCCTACGCAAAATGCCCTGCAGATTATTCCCTGTAGCGAAATACACACCTTTTTTATGAATTACAGCATTGATGTTTTATACCTTGATGGTAATAACAGTATTGTATATATGGATGAAAAGCTGAAGCCTGGTAAAGTAGGAAAGTATGTAAAGGGTGCAAAATCAGTAATTGAACTTCCTGAAGGAAAAATAAAAGATGCAAATATTAAAGTTGGACAAACTGTTCAATTCACTAAATAA
- a CDS encoding pilus assembly protein TadG-related protein, protein MQKLAEFKSDQNGSGLILCIFVLFFMLGVAGLVVDMSIAYKAKGEMRKAANAAALSGAQVIFNSNASISNVVNDILAENHEKDCTLDLQIKAKGENKVTVKLRKDVSLYFMKIFGKDTIPITVASSAVNEPAAAMTGVVPLGIKEGTPVEVGKKYILKGKKEEDSLGWFGFLNLDGNKNPHDIADLINNGYPGEIKINQILDKTPGEKASVGKNIVPRIAPIIIYEMIDEGKNDSIKVKGFAYCKITVDDSDKKVFYGEFIKTADVSSISGTINDALIYKCRLVE, encoded by the coding sequence GTGCAGAAATTGGCAGAGTTTAAAAGTGATCAAAATGGCAGTGGATTAATACTTTGCATTTTTGTTTTGTTTTTTATGCTGGGAGTTGCTGGACTTGTAGTAGATATGAGTATTGCCTATAAGGCAAAAGGAGAGATGAGAAAGGCGGCTAATGCAGCGGCATTATCAGGAGCTCAGGTAATTTTTAATAGTAATGCTTCTATTTCTAATGTAGTTAATGATATTCTAGCTGAAAACCATGAAAAAGATTGTACTTTGGATTTGCAGATAAAGGCTAAGGGTGAAAATAAGGTTACAGTTAAGCTGCGTAAAGATGTTTCACTATATTTTATGAAGATATTTGGTAAAGATACTATACCTATTACAGTAGCCTCTAGTGCAGTGAATGAGCCAGCAGCTGCAATGACTGGAGTTGTTCCTTTGGGGATTAAAGAAGGAACACCTGTAGAGGTTGGCAAGAAATATATTTTAAAAGGTAAAAAAGAAGAAGATAGCCTTGGTTGGTTTGGATTTTTGAATTTGGATGGAAATAAAAATCCACATGATATAGCCGATTTAATTAATAATGGATATCCTGGTGAAATTAAGATTAATCAGATACTAGATAAAACACCTGGAGAAAAAGCATCTGTAGGGAAAAATATAGTACCTAGAATAGCACCTATTATAATATATGAAATGATAGATGAGGGTAAAAATGATTCAATAAAAGTAAAGGGTTTTGCATATTGTAAGATTACAGTGGATGACTCAGATAAAAAAGTTTTCTATGGTGAATTCATTAAAACAGCAGACGTTTCATCTATATCGGGTACAATTAATGATGCTCTAATATATAAATGTAGATTAGTGGAGTAG
- the cpaB gene encoding Flp pilus assembly protein CpaB, translating into MKSKYILIAAIIMAIITTVLFRQYIVDLDKKYKESQKIISVVVPKADIKKNQMVTKDMLELKDFGEASVHPQAVKKIEDIAGQYALVDMKAGEVLFASRFTNQFKETKQITRKIKDGCRAVSIGVTDVESVSSLINPEDYVDIISTTGDKNNPQTVTLLTNVRVLAVGKKITEKGTAVKTTDKSAQSDKSNADYTSVTVELKPEDIVKIINADEKGDIKFVLRSQLAP; encoded by the coding sequence ATGAAGTCAAAATACATTTTAATAGCAGCCATTATTATGGCAATTATCACAACGGTTTTATTTAGGCAGTATATTGTGGATCTTGATAAGAAATATAAAGAATCACAAAAAATAATATCTGTAGTGGTGCCTAAGGCTGATATTAAAAAAAATCAAATGGTTACAAAGGATATGCTGGAGCTTAAGGACTTTGGTGAAGCTTCTGTACATCCTCAGGCAGTAAAGAAAATAGAGGATATAGCTGGGCAGTATGCTCTGGTGGATATGAAGGCTGGGGAAGTACTTTTTGCCAGCAGGTTCACCAATCAGTTTAAAGAAACTAAGCAGATAACAAGAAAGATAAAGGATGGCTGCAGAGCAGTATCCATTGGTGTAACAGATGTGGAATCAGTTTCAAGTTTAATTAATCCTGAGGACTATGTAGATATCATATCCACCACAGGTGACAAAAATAATCCTCAGACCGTAACACTGCTTACCAATGTAAGAGTGCTGGCGGTGGGAAAGAAAATTACTGAAAAGGGTACAGCTGTAAAAACCACAGATAAATCAGCTCAAAGTGATAAATCAAATGCTGATTATACTTCAGTTACAGTGGAGCTAAAGCCCGAAGATATAGTTAAAATTATCAATGCTGATGAAAAGGGAGACATTAAATTTGTTCTTAGAAGCCAGCTGGCACCTTAA
- a CDS encoding TadE/TadG family type IV pilus assembly protein, protein MKKKNGQAAVEIALMMPILVLLLCGITDFGRILFAANNINMVSQEAARYASFNHLNSDVTALAVDNCSLSNKTKKLHIRIQPDDSEAPRKSGTNVTVIISYDVDYITPLMQSIIGKPFTVSTSSTIRVE, encoded by the coding sequence ATGAAAAAGAAAAATGGACAGGCAGCTGTAGAAATTGCATTAATGATGCCAATTCTTGTACTTTTATTATGCGGTATTACTGATTTTGGAAGAATACTTTTTGCTGCAAATAATATTAATATGGTAAGCCAGGAAGCAGCAAGGTATGCATCATTTAATCATTTAAATAGTGATGTTACTGCACTTGCAGTAGATAATTGTTCTTTAAGCAATAAAACTAAAAAACTGCATATAAGGATTCAACCAGATGATAGCGAAGCTCCACGTAAATCGGGAACCAATGTAACAGTAATTATTAGTTATGATGTAGATTATATAACTCCATTAATGCAGAGTATAATAGGGAAACCCTTCACAGTCAGCACTTCATCTACAATCCGTGTTGAATAG
- a CDS encoding DUF346 domain-containing protein → MYICPYFYCNYCMYRPNCPMLYNKHMRNDFEDDEDDYDDDYDYDDDLRAPQIDTTRPVTNRWSQWEDLGGVLTSGPGASSWRPNRLDTFVRGTDNALYHKWWNGSRWSNWENLGGQLTSAPAAVSFGNNRIDVFVRGTDNAMWHIFWNGSAWSTWENLGGTLASAPAASSWGSNRIDTFVRGTNNALYHKYWNGSRWSDWESLGGTLTSSPAAVSWGRNRIDVFAKGRNNILYHLWWNGSRWSSWEDMGQNISSAPAASSRGVNRIEVFAQGAHNQLITSNWNGKRWSAWSSLGGNITSDPAAVSWGPNRTDVFARGRNNAMWHIWRN, encoded by the coding sequence ATGTATATTTGTCCATATTTTTATTGCAACTACTGCATGTACAGACCAAATTGTCCAATGTTATATAATAAACATATGAGAAATGACTTTGAAGATGATGAAGATGATTATGATGATGACTATGATTATGACGATGACCTTAGAGCTCCTCAAATTGATACAACTCGTCCTGTTACTAACAGATGGAGCCAGTGGGAAGACCTTGGTGGAGTTTTAACTTCTGGTCCTGGAGCTTCATCATGGAGGCCAAACAGGCTTGACACCTTTGTGAGAGGCACTGATAATGCTCTTTACCATAAATGGTGGAATGGTTCCAGATGGAGTAACTGGGAGAACCTTGGAGGCCAATTGACTTCTGCTCCTGCTGCAGTTTCCTTTGGAAATAACAGGATCGATGTTTTTGTCAGAGGTACTGATAATGCAATGTGGCACATATTCTGGAATGGCTCAGCCTGGAGTACCTGGGAAAACCTTGGAGGAACACTAGCTTCTGCTCCTGCCGCTTCCTCATGGGGTTCTAACAGAATAGATACTTTTGTTAGAGGTACAAACAATGCACTTTATCATAAGTATTGGAACGGATCCAGATGGAGTGATTGGGAGAGCCTTGGAGGCACTCTGACTTCTTCTCCTGCTGCAGTTTCCTGGGGACGAAATAGAATTGATGTATTTGCCAAAGGAAGAAACAATATCTTATATCACTTATGGTGGAATGGTTCCAGATGGAGCAGCTGGGAGGACATGGGACAAAATATATCTTCAGCTCCTGCAGCTTCTTCAAGGGGTGTTAACAGAATTGAGGTATTTGCTCAGGGAGCCCATAATCAGCTAATTACTTCAAACTGGAATGGAAAGCGCTGGAGTGCCTGGAGCAGCCTCGGGGGAAATATAACCTCTGATCCTGCAGCAGTATCCTGGGGACCAAACAGAACTGATGTATTTGCCAGAGGAAGAAACAATGCAATGTGGCATATCTGGAGAAATTAA
- a CDS encoding transposase: MNKSYLKQMLTYINKVYDIGEKINTLEDKKIKSLVKISTITFVVLFGFMLQIRSFNRLEHWLKKGKFKKVLPKNTKMIHIDAVRRCLSDFDLNGLKNIHDSIIRTTIKNKIFRNGTIDGLKVVAVDGVELFESAKKFCDKCLSRKNKDGTTRHFHRSVVCTTVGSDPHVILGQEMLEPKKDSSNKDEGEITGGIRLIKKLYRKYHHFADIIVADALYCKSTWIKEVLSIGMNAVVRVKDERLLIVKDALALFKRREADKKWIVKQGSKDYTKIKAWDEDNFEISDPTIKVRFIRFIEEIHTGDKVEIKEGWIITTDKFASVETLWKIMHKRWDIENNAFHQLKTEWHLDHCFLHSPTGVETVLMFIIIAFNLMQLYFFRCIRGFRKKRMLQIDIIEDIKDERFTIDDNWNNPIFKKT, from the coding sequence ATGAATAAAAGTTATTTAAAACAAATGCTCACCTATATTAATAAAGTATACGATATAGGTGAAAAAATCAATACCTTAGAGGATAAAAAGATAAAATCTCTAGTAAAAATTTCAACAATCACCTTTGTAGTTTTGTTTGGATTTATGCTTCAAATAAGAAGTTTCAACAGGTTAGAGCATTGGCTTAAAAAAGGTAAATTTAAAAAAGTATTACCTAAAAACACTAAAATGATTCACATTGATGCCGTTAGGCGCTGCTTAAGTGATTTTGATTTGAATGGTTTGAAAAATATTCATGATAGTATAATTAGAACTACGATAAAAAATAAGATATTTAGAAATGGTACCATAGATGGCTTAAAGGTAGTTGCTGTAGATGGTGTAGAATTATTTGAAAGTGCTAAAAAATTTTGTGACAAATGTCTTTCACGAAAGAATAAGGATGGCACTACTCGTCATTTCCACAGATCTGTAGTTTGTACTACCGTAGGTTCGGATCCCCATGTTATTTTAGGACAAGAAATGCTTGAACCTAAGAAAGATAGTTCGAATAAAGATGAAGGTGAAATCACCGGAGGTATAAGATTAATAAAAAAATTATATCGTAAATATCACCATTTTGCCGATATTATAGTAGCTGATGCTTTATATTGTAAATCTACTTGGATAAAAGAAGTCCTTTCAATAGGAATGAATGCAGTAGTAAGAGTTAAAGATGAGCGTCTTCTCATTGTAAAGGATGCATTAGCTCTATTTAAGCGCCGTGAGGCTGATAAGAAATGGATTGTAAAGCAGGGAAGTAAAGACTATACCAAAATTAAAGCTTGGGATGAAGATAATTTTGAAATATCAGATCCGACTATCAAAGTTAGATTTATAAGGTTTATAGAAGAAATTCATACTGGAGATAAGGTAGAAATTAAAGAAGGCTGGATTATAACAACAGACAAATTTGCCTCAGTAGAAACCTTGTGGAAGATAATGCACAAGAGGTGGGATATAGAAAATAATGCCTTTCATCAGCTTAAAACAGAATGGCATTTAGATCATTGCTTTCTTCATAGCCCTACGGGCGTAGAGACAGTACTGATGTTTATAATTATAGCGTTTAATCTGATGCAGTTATATTTTTTTAGATGTATCAGAGGTTTTAGAAAGAAACGGATGCTTCAAATAGATATTATTGAAGATATAAAAGATGAAAGATTTACTATAGATGACAACTGGAATAATCCAATATTTAAAAAGACTTAA
- a CDS encoding P-loop NTPase, which produces MNIDEILKAENKKEKGNMIVFASGKGGVGKTVISVNTAAALADMGFSTCIMDGNFQFGDVNLAMDIQPSFTISDLVHEMDTAENIKISYYLDKHSSGADVLSSPINPEQGDLIKPCHIKSICSKILEKHDFLIVDMPAGLSENNLTFMDIAQNIFVVTDTSFASIKNAKTFLRTVSILKMDNKTGVIINRSDAQGIIKAGDVQNMLDVRYADFICNNSKIVSKSYAMGIPFVIDKPKERITRDIKQLAVKLSGGIK; this is translated from the coding sequence ATGAACATAGATGAGATTCTTAAAGCTGAAAATAAAAAAGAAAAAGGCAATATGATTGTTTTTGCAAGCGGCAAAGGGGGAGTAGGGAAAACTGTAATTTCTGTAAATACTGCTGCTGCACTAGCAGATATGGGGTTCTCCACCTGCATTATGGATGGGAATTTTCAATTTGGAGATGTAAATCTTGCCATGGATATACAGCCTTCCTTTACCATAAGCGATTTGGTGCATGAAATGGATACTGCTGAGAATATAAAAATTTCATATTACCTTGATAAACACAGCAGCGGGGCAGATGTGTTATCCTCACCAATAAATCCTGAGCAGGGTGATTTAATAAAGCCCTGCCACATTAAAAGTATTTGCAGTAAGATTTTAGAAAAACATGATTTTTTAATTGTGGATATGCCTGCAGGACTTAGTGAAAATAATTTAACCTTTATGGATATAGCCCAAAATATTTTCGTGGTTACAGATACCAGCTTTGCTTCAATAAAGAATGCAAAAACATTTTTAAGGACAGTAAGCATACTAAAAATGGATAACAAGACCGGTGTTATTATTAATCGCAGCGATGCACAGGGTATTATAAAAGCAGGGGATGTGCAAAATATGCTGGATGTAAGGTATGCTGATTTTATATGCAACAATTCAAAAATAGTATCTAAATCCTATGCCATGGGTATTCCTTTTGTAATAGATAAGCCTAAGGAAAGAATAACCAGGGACATTAAACAGCTGGCTGTGAAATTATCAGGAGGCATAAAATAA
- a CDS encoding helix-turn-helix domain-containing protein, protein MLQMSTDNILCNEPLHEECYMKDQCLRYEICPMVLVEKLLSGKWKILILWYLSYKPLRFSDIKKRLPQATQKMITMQLRALEKDKLIYRKVYPVVPPKVEYGLTETGKDILPILKMMHSFGSQYLNDNLLNEDSANTIKDII, encoded by the coding sequence ATGCTGCAAATGTCCACTGATAATATACTCTGCAATGAACCGCTGCACGAAGAATGCTACATGAAAGATCAATGCCTAAGGTATGAAATATGCCCTATGGTTTTAGTGGAGAAGCTTCTTTCCGGCAAGTGGAAAATATTGATTTTATGGTATTTAAGTTATAAACCATTAAGGTTTAGTGATATTAAAAAAAGACTGCCTCAGGCAACTCAGAAAATGATTACCATGCAGTTAAGGGCTCTTGAGAAAGATAAGCTTATATACAGGAAGGTGTACCCGGTAGTTCCGCCTAAGGTAGAATACGGACTTACAGAAACAGGCAAGGATATTTTACCAATACTTAAAATGATGCATTCCTTTGGCAGCCAGTATTTAAATGATAATCTTCTAAATGAGGATTCAGCTAATACTATTAAAGATATAATTTAA
- the nifJ gene encoding pyruvate:ferredoxin (flavodoxin) oxidoreductase, which produces MGKKMKTMDGNEACAFISYAFTEVAAIFPITPSTPMAEAVDEWSARGKKNIFGQTVNVSELQSEAGAAGAMHGSLQAGALTTTYTASQGLLLMIPNMYKMAGELLPGVFHVTARALATHALSIFGDHQDVMACRSTGVALLASSSVQEVMDIGGIAHLSAIKSRVPFLHFFDGFRTSHEIQKIELIDYEDIEKLVDKNAVEQFRKRALNPEHPVVRGTAQNPDIYFQGKEASNKFYDAVPDIVEEYMKEIKNITGREYHPFDYYGAQDAEYIIVAMGSVCDTIDEVIDHLNEKGEKAGRIKVHLYRPFSEKYFFNVFPNTVKKIAVLDRTKEPGSLGEPLYLDVAKLFNGKQNPPVVIGGRYGLGSKDTRPSHILAVFNNLKGQNSKDHFTIGITDDVTNTSLPEAEAIETNPEGTINCKFWGLGSDGTVGANKSAIKIIGDNTNLYAQGYFSYDSKKSGGTTVSHLRFGKNVIKSPYLVYETDYMACHNKSFIYNYDLLDGLKKNGTFVLNCPWKKEDLEKYLPGRYKRFLKDNNINFYVIDAVSIAREIGLGNRVNMIMQAAFFKLTNVIPAQDAVNYLKKSIEKTYGKKGQNIVDMNKAAVDRGISDLVKIDIPSSWSTAEDEEERQIFSNEPDFIKNIQRPMNKQKGDKLPVSAFNGIEDGTFPLSTASYEKRGIAVMLPQWQIDKCIQCNQCSYVCPHATIRPFLLDEDEVKEVPETFETKKAAGKGLESYKYRIQVSPLDCTGCGNCADVCPAPGKALVMTAAEHEIEAQARNWEAAGKIKTKENAMDKNTLKGSQFEMPLLEFNGACPGCGETPYIKLITQLFGDRMMVANATGCSSIWSASAPSIPYTVNQHGKGPAWANSLFEDNAEFGYGMFLGVRQIRNKLADLMREEIAAPGSEDIKEAFNQWLKVMDDGEASKAASQKIMYLLNQHNYSGKNIMKEILEKQDYLIKKSQWIIGGDGWAYDIGYGGLDQVIASGDDVNIFVMDTEVYSNTGGQSSKSTPTAAVAKFAASGKKIRKKDLGMMAMSYGYVYVAQIAIGANMNHTIKTILEAEAYKGPSLIIAYAPCINHGIKSGMGTSIAEEKKAVESGYWHLYRYNPMLREQGKNPFTLDSKAPTAPFQDFIKGEVRYTSLLNTFPENASVLFAEAEKNAKERYESYKRMAEQQY; this is translated from the coding sequence ATGGGAAAAAAGATGAAAACTATGGATGGAAATGAAGCTTGTGCATTTATTTCCTATGCTTTTACAGAAGTTGCTGCTATATTTCCAATAACACCTTCAACTCCAATGGCAGAGGCTGTAGATGAATGGTCTGCCAGAGGTAAAAAGAATATTTTCGGGCAGACAGTTAATGTCAGCGAATTGCAGTCTGAGGCCGGGGCTGCAGGAGCAATGCATGGTTCACTTCAGGCAGGTGCCTTAACCACCACATATACAGCATCACAGGGATTGCTTTTAATGATACCAAACATGTATAAAATGGCTGGAGAGCTGCTTCCAGGAGTTTTTCACGTTACAGCACGTGCCCTGGCTACTCATGCATTATCCATTTTTGGAGATCATCAGGATGTAATGGCCTGCAGATCTACAGGTGTGGCTCTTTTAGCATCCTCAAGTGTGCAGGAGGTTATGGATATTGGAGGTATTGCCCATCTTAGTGCAATTAAATCCAGAGTGCCATTTTTGCACTTTTTTGACGGCTTCAGAACCTCTCATGAAATACAAAAAATTGAATTAATAGATTATGAGGATATTGAAAAACTTGTGGATAAAAATGCAGTAGAACAATTTAGAAAAAGAGCATTGAATCCAGAACACCCTGTAGTACGCGGCACAGCTCAGAATCCTGATATATATTTTCAGGGAAAGGAAGCATCAAATAAATTTTATGATGCAGTTCCTGATATTGTTGAAGAATATATGAAGGAAATTAAAAATATTACTGGAAGGGAATATCACCCATTTGATTATTATGGTGCACAGGATGCTGAGTACATAATTGTAGCTATGGGCTCCGTATGCGATACCATTGATGAAGTTATTGACCATCTTAATGAAAAAGGAGAAAAGGCAGGCAGAATAAAGGTTCATCTTTACAGACCATTCTCTGAAAAATACTTCTTTAATGTATTTCCAAATACAGTTAAGAAGATAGCTGTACTTGACAGGACTAAAGAACCTGGCTCATTAGGTGAACCATTATATCTGGATGTAGCAAAGCTGTTTAATGGAAAACAAAACCCACCTGTGGTTATAGGAGGAAGATATGGATTAGGCTCCAAGGATACCAGACCTTCACATATACTGGCCGTATTTAATAATTTAAAGGGGCAGAATTCAAAGGATCATTTTACTATAGGCATAACAGATGATGTAACAAATACATCTTTACCTGAGGCAGAAGCTATTGAGACTAATCCTGAAGGAACAATAAACTGTAAATTCTGGGGACTTGGTTCAGATGGAACAGTAGGTGCTAATAAATCCGCAATAAAAATCATAGGTGATAATACAAATCTTTATGCTCAGGGGTATTTTTCCTATGACAGTAAAAAATCCGGGGGAACCACTGTTTCTCATCTCAGATTTGGTAAAAATGTTATTAAGTCACCTTATCTGGTTTATGAAACAGATTATATGGCATGCCACAATAAATCCTTTATTTATAACTATGATTTATTAGACGGACTAAAAAAGAATGGTACATTTGTACTTAACTGTCCATGGAAAAAGGAAGACTTAGAAAAATATCTACCGGGAAGATACAAGAGATTCCTGAAAGATAACAATATAAACTTTTATGTTATAGATGCAGTATCCATTGCCAGGGAAATTGGACTTGGCAACAGAGTTAACATGATTATGCAGGCTGCCTTTTTTAAGCTTACTAATGTTATACCTGCTCAAGATGCAGTGAATTATTTAAAGAAATCCATAGAAAAGACTTATGGTAAAAAAGGACAGAACATTGTGGATATGAATAAAGCTGCTGTAGACAGAGGCATATCAGATCTTGTAAAAATAGATATTCCTTCCTCCTGGAGTACAGCAGAGGATGAAGAGGAAAGACAGATTTTTTCCAATGAACCTGATTTCATTAAAAACATTCAAAGACCAATGAATAAACAAAAGGGAGATAAGTTACCTGTAAGCGCATTTAACGGCATAGAAGACGGGACATTTCCTCTCAGCACTGCTTCCTATGAGAAAAGAGGCATTGCAGTAATGCTGCCTCAGTGGCAGATTGATAAATGTATACAATGTAATCAATGCTCCTATGTGTGCCCTCATGCTACCATAAGACCTTTCCTTTTAGATGAAGATGAAGTAAAGGAAGTACCTGAAACCTTTGAAACAAAGAAGGCAGCAGGGAAGGGACTGGAAAGTTATAAGTATAGGATTCAGGTATCACCACTTGACTGCACAGGCTGCGGCAATTGTGCAGATGTATGTCCTGCACCTGGAAAGGCATTAGTAATGACAGCTGCAGAGCATGAGATTGAGGCTCAGGCAAGGAATTGGGAAGCTGCGGGAAAAATAAAAACTAAAGAAAATGCTATGGATAAAAATACACTAAAGGGAAGTCAGTTTGAAATGCCGCTGTTGGAGTTCAATGGAGCTTGTCCTGGATGTGGTGAGACACCATATATTAAACTTATAACACAACTATTTGGAGATAGAATGATGGTTGCAAATGCAACAGGATGTTCATCTATCTGGAGTGCCAGTGCTCCTTCCATCCCTTATACAGTAAATCAGCATGGAAAAGGTCCTGCATGGGCTAATTCATTGTTTGAAGATAATGCTGAATTTGGATATGGAATGTTCCTTGGGGTACGTCAGATAAGAAATAAACTGGCTGATTTAATGAGAGAAGAAATAGCTGCTCCCGGCAGTGAGGATATTAAGGAAGCCTTTAATCAGTGGCTTAAGGTTATGGATGATGGTGAGGCTTCAAAAGCTGCATCTCAAAAGATTATGTATCTTTTAAATCAGCATAATTATTCAGGTAAAAATATTATGAAGGAAATTTTAGAGAAACAGGATTATTTAATAAAGAAATCTCAGTGGATAATAGGCGGAGACGGATGGGCTTATGATATAGGATATGGCGGACTTGACCAGGTTATTGCCTCTGGGGATGATGTAAATATATTCGTAATGGATACAGAGGTTTATTCAAACACAGGAGGACAGTCCTCAAAGTCCACACCTACCGCAGCAGTTGCCAAATTTGCAGCCAGCGGTAAAAAGATAAGAAAGAAAGATTTAGGCATGATGGCCATGAGTTATGGATATGTATATGTAGCTCAGATTGCAATAGGAGCCAATATGAACCATACAATAAAAACCATACTTGAAGCTGAAGCCTATAAGGGACCTTCACTTATAATTGCATATGCGCCATGCATAAACCATGGTATAAAGTCTGGTATGGGAACATCTATTGCAGAGGAGAAAAAAGCTGTAGAGTCAGGCTACTGGCATTTATACAGATACAATCCTATGCTTAGAGAGCAGGGCAAGAACCCATTTACCTTGGATTCAAAGGCACCTACAGCTCCATTCCAGGATTTCATTAAAGGTGAAGTAAGATATACTTCATTACTTAATACATTCCCTGAAAATGCATCTGTTCTATTTGCAGAAGCAGAAAAAAATGCTAAGGAAAGATATGAAAGCTACAAGAGAATGGCTGAACAACAATATTAA